Proteins found in one Ptychodera flava strain L36383 chromosome 16, AS_Pfla_20210202, whole genome shotgun sequence genomic segment:
- the LOC139152805 gene encoding uncharacterized protein yields MWNVEGTRIKRLTTDLLQILHQSDSRSLTEAVRPIVIGYWSDNLVKNNMVTIPSSIAKQIHSVWLCKQPTLNRDGGVVINAVQKPMELREFFINIFTFLRQWVLAVAQDQQ; encoded by the exons ATGTGGAACGTAGAAGGAACAAGAATCAAAAGATTGACAACTGATCTTTTACAAATCCTTCATCAG TCAGATTCGAGATCCCTTACTGAGGCAGTGCGTCCCATTGTCATTGGATACTGGTCTGACAACCTGGTGAAAAACAACATGGTGACAATACCATCCTCCATTGCAAAGcaaatacacagtgtgtggctaTGCAAACAGCCAACACTGAACAGAGATGGTGGTGTTGTCATCAATGCAGTGCAAAAACCCATGGAATTGAGGGagtttttcatcaatatatttactttcctAAGGCAGTGGGTCCTTGCTGTGGCACAG GATCAGCAGTGA